Part of the Pedobacter roseus genome is shown below.
ATCCATTTCACCGTTCCGGTCTAAGCGGGTAACACCTTCATCGGCAAAAGACCATAAAAAACCGCCTGCGGCATAAGGATGTTTCATCATCATCGACCAAAAATCGTCTAAACCGGCGCCATGCCCACCATCATGCAGCCCGTGCATAAATTCTGTTGGGAAGAATACTTCGCGGCCATATAAAGTTGCATTTGTTACGTAATTATAATCGGGATAATGTTTGGTATCGGTACCGTTAAATTTCTCCCAGGGGTGAATCACCAGCCTTTTTTGGTTATCGTATTTGGCGTAAAGGCTATCCAGTGCATAATTAAACCCACCTTCATTACCATTGGCCCACATTACAATTGAGGGATGGTTTACATCACGTACAACCAGCTCCTTTACCAGTTTAGTACCGATTTCGGTATCATATTTGGCTTGCCATCCGGTAAGTTCGTTAATTACAAAAAGTCCTAAAGAATCGCAGGCATCCAAAAAGCTGGGATCGGGTGGATAGTGAGACATGCGAACGGCATTCATGTTCATCTCCTTCATCAGTTTTACATCCTGAATATTGAGCGCTTTACTAAGCGTTCTACCCGATTCGGGCCATTCGCTATGCCTGTTAACACCTTTGAAAATGATTTTTTTATTGTTCACATAAAAGCCATCCTGTGGCCTAAGTTCTGCTGTTCTAAAACTAAATTTTTGTTTCGTGCGATGGATCAAATGACCTTTGCTGTCATTTAAAGAAACCACCACCTGGTATAAATTAGGCGATTCCGGATTCCAAAGGGCAATATCTTTAAACTGGCCGCGAAGTGTTGCAGCCTTTTCTACTGAAATTATTTTAGAAGAAATTTCAGCCCCTACATTTTCACCGTTCAGTTTCTGCACCCGGGCTTTTAAAACCGATCCAATTTCTGCATTTGCTGTATAAACATCTAAATTGAATGCGCCACTTGCTTTGGCATCAACCGCGATTCTATCGATATTGGCCTTTGGTAAAATTTTGAGGTAAACAGGCCTGAATATCCCTCCAAAAAGCCAAAAATCTGCTTTCCGCTCTGCTTTGTTAATGGATTGATCGGTTGATTGTTTGCTCACTTTTACTTCTAAGAGGTTATCTCCCCCGAAATTTAATAACGAGGTAATATCATACTGAAAAGTATAAAATCCACCCTGATGTATCGGGCCAGCCAACTTTCCATTAATTTTCACCTCTGCCTCGGTCATTGCGGCTTCAAAAACAATAAAAACCGTTTTACCTGCATTGTTTTTTGATACGTTGAATTTATACCTATACTGCGCGGTTTCTTCAGGGTTTTTGGTATCCTGATAATAGTTATAGGTACCGAAACCCTGTTGTTCCCAGTTGGATGGCACCTGTATTTTATCCCAATGCCCACTTTTCATCCCGGTATTTATGAAGAAATCCCAGGTTAGGGTATGGTCTTTATCTGTTCCGGATAAATATTGGTACTGTGTTTCCTGTGCATGGATACTTTGTGTAAGAAAAATAATAACAGCTATCAAAAAGAGTTTCTTAATCATGTTTTCTTTGATGTATTTGTGTGGTAGCCTGAAATCTGCCGTCAATTTATAACTTAAGCTTAATTTTGGCTGGTTTTAATCCATTAGATGAAGCTGTTAAGCTTACTTCTCCTTTATCGCCTGTTGATTGTACAATTACCTGTGCCAAACCACTAAATAGTTTTCTTTTCCAGCCTGCTGCTGGTTTTAATACCTGAATTGCACCTGGGTCGGTATTGATGTTATCCCAGCTTTGCACTTTCAAAATCGGTATAGCCAATATGGCAATGGTATTTTTTCCGGCTTTTAATACCGATCGGTCGAGTGTAAAAGCATTTCCTTTTTTATTAGCCAAAAGCTTATAAGCTATTTTTTTGCCGTTGATGTAAATGGACTGCTCTTTACCCAGACTTTTATAAAAAAAAGTGATTTTGGTCTGATCACTCCAATCGGTTAAATCGAAATCTCCCCGATAGATCAATGCTGTCACTTTTTTACCAAATTCTTGTGTTCTTTCCTGTTTAAAGGCGTAATCCCAGTCAGTGGTCGCTGTAGTTAACTTTGAGAGGTCATCAATGGCTGAAATTGCTTTTTCTTTGAGGTTATTAATGCGAACAACACTCACCTGTTCTATAAACTGATCAGGTTCTAAAGAAGTGGGGTTACCATTACCTACACCAATAATTTTAGCAGGACCATTGATTTCGAAATCGATATCGTTAACTGCGGTCGGCACACTCTTGCCCGAAACATCACGAACATCAACGGTGAGGATGGCAATATTAGAGTTTGCTACCGGAATGGTTTCTTGTGTAATGGTTATTTGGGTAGGCTCTGAAGTGGTTTTTACCACATCGGTCAATATTTTTTTGCCGTTTTTAAAGCCAATTGCTTCAAGCGTGCCAGGTGCATAGTTTACCGTCCAGCTTAAATGGCCGTTAGGTTCCATGCGTTTTTTGCCCAAACTTTTTTTGTTGAGGAACAATTCAACTTCATCACAATTGCTATAGGCTTTCACATCGATTGGTGTACCTTCTTTACCCTTCCAGTTCCAGTGTGGTAAGAGGTGCAAAGTAGGTTTATCTGTCCACCATGATTTTAAATACCAGGTATTATCTTTGGGAAAACCGCATAAATCAAGCATTCCGAAATAAGAAAGTACCGATGGCCATCCAAATGGTGTTGGCTCTCCGCGGTAATCGAAACCTGTCCATACAAACATGCCAGCCAGGTAAGGGCGTGAGGCATAATGTTTCCAACCATCTTCTAAACTCAGGAAGTTTTCGTTTTGCCTGGTATCATAAGCCGCAATTTCGTGCTGAGCCATATTGGTAACATATAGGCCCCTGCTGGCTACGGTAGAACCCTCTTCGGTACCCCAGCTAAACTGCGCAGGATACTTTTTATGCTGTTCATCTGTGTTTTTCGTTGCCACGTAATTATAACCTAAAAGATCTATGGTTGTCGAAATTCCGTTTCCTATGCCCCCACTCACCGCAGCAGTAATTGCCCGGGTAGTATCGATGGTTTTGGCAAAGGCCTGCATGGTTTTGGC
Proteins encoded:
- the galA gene encoding beta-galactosidase GalA; translation: MKLYKIWALLLLLKLIQPVLSFAQNHNPVKREHLLIDTGWRFALGHPYDVKKDFYNGTGYFSYLAKTGYGDGAADPNFDDRTWRKLNLPHDWAVEQGFDPKASLSHGFKAIGRNFPDASVGWYRKSVFIPAKDLGRKISIAFDGVFRNSIIWVNGHYLGTEPSGYHGFEYDITDYLNYGGENVIAVRADVTIEEGWFYEGAGIYRHVWLNKTDPLHVVPNGTFVRSKLENNQAVVTASVTLKNEALDNQKFNIKQSIADADGKVVASGELQNLELNVLTEKEYTLTIPMVKPRLWDLENPYLYQLLTTISKNGEVIDEYKTTFGIRTIRFDADKGFFLNGKRIEIKGTNNHQDHAGLGVALPDELQYFRISKLKEMGSNAYRCSHNPPTPELLDACDKLGMLVIDENRLMGITDQNLAYLKKLIIRDRNHPSIISWSIGNEEWNIEGNITGARIAKTMQAFAKTIDTTRAITAAVSGGIGNGISTTIDLLGYNYVATKNTDEQHKKYPAQFSWGTEEGSTVASRGLYVTNMAQHEIAAYDTRQNENFLSLEDGWKHYASRPYLAGMFVWTGFDYRGEPTPFGWPSVLSYFGMLDLCGFPKDNTWYLKSWWTDKPTLHLLPHWNWKGKEGTPIDVKAYSNCDEVELFLNKKSLGKKRMEPNGHLSWTVNYAPGTLEAIGFKNGKKILTDVVKTTSEPTQITITQETIPVANSNIAILTVDVRDVSGKSVPTAVNDIDFEINGPAKIIGVGNGNPTSLEPDQFIEQVSVVRINNLKEKAISAIDDLSKLTTATTDWDYAFKQERTQEFGKKVTALIYRGDFDLTDWSDQTKITFFYKSLGKEQSIYINGKKIAYKLLANKKGNAFTLDRSVLKAGKNTIAILAIPILKVQSWDNINTDPGAIQVLKPAAGWKRKLFSGLAQVIVQSTGDKGEVSLTASSNGLKPAKIKLKL
- a CDS encoding glycoside hydrolase family 2 protein; the protein is MIKKLFLIAVIIFLTQSIHAQETQYQYLSGTDKDHTLTWDFFINTGMKSGHWDKIQVPSNWEQQGFGTYNYYQDTKNPEETAQYRYKFNVSKNNAGKTVFIVFEAAMTEAEVKINGKLAGPIHQGGFYTFQYDITSLLNFGGDNLLEVKVSKQSTDQSINKAERKADFWLFGGIFRPVYLKILPKANIDRIAVDAKASGAFNLDVYTANAEIGSVLKARVQKLNGENVGAEISSKIISVEKAATLRGQFKDIALWNPESPNLYQVVVSLNDSKGHLIHRTKQKFSFRTAELRPQDGFYVNNKKIIFKGVNRHSEWPESGRTLSKALNIQDVKLMKEMNMNAVRMSHYPPDPSFLDACDSLGLFVINELTGWQAKYDTEIGTKLVKELVVRDVNHPSIVMWANGNEGGFNYALDSLYAKYDNQKRLVIHPWEKFNGTDTKHYPDYNYVTNATLYGREVFFPTEFMHGLHDGGHGAGLDDFWSMMMKHPYAAGGFLWSFADEGVTRLDRNGEMDIQGNSAPDGILGPHREKEGSFYTIKEIWSPVQISLKDLPVNFDGKIAVANQYHFTNLNQGSFEWRLAKLPAPGDQNKPTVTASGKLKGNNLLPGESGFLTLPLPVNWKNNDVLYLTAFDQYQQELFTWSWPVKMPAVPVVTGNIEKSKIQVAETNKVLTLNVNGITYNFDKNTGYIQDVINKKSKISISGGPALAGVKCSLKDLKHYAIGDDYVVEPVYNSEAKFKVKWIFSSGKPVKLDYEYSINGEVDFMGITFNYPKENITGMKWEGNGPYRVWKNRLKGTKFGIWDNDFNNTITGESWHYPEFKGYYANVYWVTIKNKQSPFTVYTTNKGTFFQMLKPQKAVGATNDNTHPPFPDGDLGFLDAISPIGTKFQSADKMGPQSQKNMQLNYTWNKGSLWFDFK